In one Lolium rigidum isolate FL_2022 chromosome 3, APGP_CSIRO_Lrig_0.1, whole genome shotgun sequence genomic region, the following are encoded:
- the LOC124703127 gene encoding putative disease resistance protein RGA3 yields the protein MEAIGWIAAPIISELFKECSNYLKFDATKKLRQLGPKVILLERAIEVFEKIPDRARLEQLFVDLKIAFYEAEDILDDVEYHCLEKKIQDGKSKCNGGESPRKRDWVMNKIRSASLSSPSENKVMVKYDGGVSQRKRDWLKNKVPMSSLLKNKETGMSKHNLKASLEKIEEIINSAFEFLKRLNLPILIDDNGIQPVPAISAVAATTSIPPQVVIGRDKDCAKIIAMFHENKDVVNTNNDLCYTVIGIHGIGGSGKSTLAQLVCDREKKNKQEKMNDHFELIMWVHVSQSFTVSAILEEIFEAATRSSCPQLNNLNTLHDKLADALCGKRFLLVLDDIWYNSEDDSKREELQKILSPLKAGKAGSKILVTSRTKGALSVLGAAEPRCIPISDLDDNVFLDLLMHYALEGTNIDDCTRRILKDIGTDIAKKLNASPLVARIVGGRLGRRPNAEFWSSVKKGKLLDGTISAALLWNYHHLDQQARRCFAYCSIFPRRHRLYRDELVNLWVAEGFVRSTNEGEEMEDVAQGYFDELASTSFVQPGGMDYSDKEYYVVHDLLHDLAEKVSGSDCFRIENGSRWIIDLWRGKTPGGEGWKGDIPQDVRYLFVQNYDEDLIIEKILLLKNLRTLIIYAVRGFVQVKEEVIDSIFKKLPKLRVLAIALSRERHALVNKPDVLSLPESIIQLRHLRYLAFRTSTRCRVILPSTLTKLFRIHLLDFGQCEETEFFGGDLINLRHLFSCPKVNRSISNISRLTSLQTVPFFTVRKEHGYEISQLRDLNKLHGKLCINGLENVKSKAEALEANLSAKEQLTILMLDWESNSEWDDATDCNPEVQAEVLEGLCPPVGLQTLEICHYNGSWYPNWMVGKQNGGPRYLKELWFDGCSQLRSAPVLEAFAHLGFLRAWNCSWDALPGNMEHLASLKKLEIHKCLNILSLPTLPQSLEEFKLVECNSEFMESCQKVGHPNWKKIEHIPMKRWKFV from the exons ATGGAAGCTATTGGTTGGATTGCCGCACCCATCATCTCCGAGCTTTTCAAGGAATGCTCCAACTACCTCAAGTTTGACGCCACGAAGAAGCTGCGGCAACTTGGGCCAAAAGTAATACTGCTTGAGCGGGCAATAGAGGTATTTGAGAAGATCCCCGACAGGGCTCGTTTGGAGCAACTCTTCGTGGATCTTAAAATTGCTTTCTATGAAGCTGAAGATATCTTGGATGATGTTGAGTATCACTGCCTCGAGAAGAAGATCCAAGATGGCAAGTCCAAGTGCAACGGTGGTGAATCTCCACGTAAGAGGGATTGGGTGATGAACAAGATCCGGTCTGCCTCACTGAGCTCCCCTTCGGAAAATAAGGTCATGGTCAAGTACGATGGTGGTGTATCTCAACGTAAAAGGGATTGGCTGAAGAATAAGGTCCCGATGAGCTCTCTCTTGAAAAACAAG GAGACTGGTATGTCAAAACATAATTTGAAGGCTAGTCTAGAGAAGATAGAAGAAATCATAAATAGTGCATTTGAATTTTTGAAACGGCTGAACTTGCCGATCTTAATTGATGACAACGGAATCCAACCTGTTCCTGCCATTTCAGCAGTTGCTGCTACTACTTCGATTCCTCCGCAGGTTGTAATCGGACGAGATAAAGATTGTGCCAAGATCATAGCAATGTTTCATGAGAACAAGGATGTAGTAAACACCAACAATGATCTATGTTATACTGTAATTGGCATTCATGGCATCGGTGGGTCTGGGAAATCAACCCTAGCACAGTTAGTCTGCGACCGTGaaaaaaagaacaagcaagaaaaaATGAATGACCATTTTGAACTCATTATGTGGGTTCATGTTTCTCAGAGTTTTACCGTGAGTGCCATTTTGGAGGAAATATTTGAGGCAGCTACAAGGAGTTCATGCCCTCAACTCAATAATCTTAACACCCTACATGATAAGTTGGCGGACGCACTGTGTGGAAAACGGTTTCTCTTGGTACTAGATGACATCTGGTACAATAGTGAAGATGACAGTAAGCGGGAAGAACTGCAAAAGATACTTTCTCCGCTAAAGGCTGGCAAGGCAGGAAGCAAGATCCTTGTGACCAGTCGAACTAAAGGTGCATTGTCTGTTTTGGGTGCTGCAGAACCAAGATGTATTCCTATATCTGACCTCGATGACAATGTCTTTCTTGATTTGTTGATGCATTATGCACTCGAAGGCACAAATATAGATGATTGTACTCGAAGAATACTCAAAGATATTGGAACGGACATTGCAAAAAAACTGAATGCATCACCTCTAGTAGCCAGAATAGTAGGAGGACGGCTAGGTAGGAGACCTAATGCTGAGTTTTGGTCATCAGTTAAAAAAGGGAAGCTTCTCGATGGAACCATTAGTGCTGCTCTGTTGTGGAACTACCATCATCTTGATCAGCAGGCTAGGCGATGTTTTGCCTACTGCAGCATTTTTCCCAGAAGACATCGATTGTACCGTGATGAATTGGTTAACTTGTGGGTGGCAGAAGGGTTTGTAAGGAGTACTAATGAAGGGGAGGAAATGGAAGATGTTGCTCAGGGATACTTTGATGAACTAGCATCAACCTCATTTGTTCAACCAGGAGGCATGGACTACAGCGACAAGGAATACTATGTAGTTCATGATCTTCTACATGATTTAGCAGAGAAGGTATCCGGAAGTGATTGTTTTAGAATTGAGAATGGCTCAAGATGGATTATAGACCTCTGGAGAGGTAAAACCCCAGGAGGGGAAGGCTGGAAAGGAGATATTCCTCAAGATGTTCGCTATCTTTTTGTTCAAAACTATGATGAAGATTTGATAATTGAGAAGATCCTTCTACTGAAAAATTTGCGCACACTCATCATTTATGCTGTTAGAGGGTTTGTACAAGTTAAGGAAGAAGTCATTGATAGTATATTCAAGAAGCTGCCAAAATTGCGGGTACTGGCCATAGCTTTGAGCCGGGAACGCCATGCATTAGTTAATAAACCAGATGTGTTATCACTCCCAGAATCTATTATTCAGTTAAGGCATCTGCGCTATCTTGCTTTCCGGACAAGCACGAGATGCAGGGTAATATTACCAAGCACACTAACCAAGCTTTTCCGTATCCACCTGCTAGATTTTGGTCAGTGTGAAGAAACGGAATTTTTCGGTGGTGATCTTATCAATTTGCGGCATTTATTCAGCTGCCCGAAAGTGAATAGGAGTATTTCAAACATTAGCAGGCTGACCTCACTCCAAACAGTACCATTCTTCACAGTAAGGAAGGAACATGGGTACGAGATAAGCCAGCTGAGGGACCTAAATAAGCTCCATGGTAAACTGTGCATTAATGGTCTTGAAAATGTTAAAAGCAAGGCGGAAGCTCTTGAAGCTAATCTATCTGCCAAGGAACAGCTAACAATACTGATGCTGGACTGGGAGAGTAACTCGGAATGGGATGATGCCACGGACTGCAATCCAGAAGTCCAAGCAGAGGTACTTGAGGGCCTTTGTCCTCCTGTGGGGCTTCAAACACTGGAAATCTGTCACTATAATGGTTCGTGGTACCCAAATTGGATGGTGGGTAAGCAGAACGGCGGCCCACGGTACCTGAAAGAACTTTGGTTTGATGGATGTAGCCAACTGAGATCAGCTCCTGTCCTTGAGGCTTTCGCTCATCTTGGTTTCCTCAGAGCCTGGAACTGCAGCTGGGACGCCTTACCAGGCAACATGGAGCACCTCGCATCGCTCAAGAAGCTAGAGATCCATAAATGCTTGAATATATTGTCGCTTCCAACACTGCCCCAGTCTCTTGAGGAGTTTAAACTCGTTGAATGCAACAGTGAGTTCATGGAGTCCTGTCAAAAAGTCGGGCATCCAAACTGGAAAAAGATTGAGCACATTCCCATGAAGAGGTGGAAATTCGTGTAG